The following are encoded in a window of Candidatus Nitrosotalea sinensis genomic DNA:
- the dnaK gene encoding molecular chaperone DnaK — translation MAKIIGIDLGTSNSAAAVMLGGKPTLIPASEGTTVGGKAFPSVVGLTKDGQLIVGEPARRQAVTNPEGTVVAAKRKMGTDHVFKIYDKEYKPQQISAFILQKIKRDAEAFTGDKVEKAVITVPAYFNDNQRQATKDAGQIAGLEVVRIINEPTAAALAFGLDKLKQDMKIMVFDLGGGTLDVTIMEMGGGVFEVMSTSGDTQLGGTDMDKVLIDYIVDSFRKTSGIDISKDNAAMVRVREAAEKAKIELSSIFETDINLPFISYDPSSGPKNLELKITRAKFEELINPIVERCRPSVMKSLEDAKLSPGDVNKIILVGGPTRIPLIKKFVANLMGKEPEAGIDPMEAVALGAAVQAGIIGGEVTSDIVLLDVTPLTLGLEVLGGLREPIIDRNTTIPTSKSKVFTTAADNQTAVTIHVVQGERPMAADNVSLGSFNLSGILPAPRGIPQIEVKFDIDANGILNVTAKDLATQKEAKITITASTKLAKEDIEKMTKDAELFAEQDKKKKEDVMVKNEAQQAIYAAEHLISEQKDKISQDQGIKVSNAIKELRDVLDKSIDEIKPKLDLLTKLINEVSTELYKNATPPPGGAGQAGPEATQGDPGTTNQNTGNTQN, via the coding sequence ATGGCTAAAATTATTGGTATTGATTTAGGAACAAGCAATTCTGCTGCTGCTGTCATGCTAGGAGGCAAACCTACCCTGATTCCAGCATCTGAGGGCACTACTGTTGGGGGAAAGGCATTTCCTTCCGTTGTCGGACTGACAAAAGACGGTCAACTCATAGTTGGTGAACCTGCAAGAAGGCAGGCAGTGACTAATCCAGAAGGTACTGTAGTTGCTGCAAAACGAAAGATGGGTACTGATCATGTTTTTAAAATATATGATAAGGAATACAAACCTCAACAAATCTCTGCATTTATTCTACAGAAAATAAAACGAGATGCAGAAGCATTTACCGGTGATAAGGTTGAGAAAGCAGTAATTACGGTTCCTGCATATTTTAATGATAATCAAAGACAAGCAACAAAAGATGCAGGACAAATTGCAGGTCTTGAGGTTGTAAGAATAATCAATGAACCTACTGCTGCAGCACTGGCATTTGGTCTTGACAAACTAAAACAAGACATGAAGATAATGGTATTTGATTTGGGAGGAGGTACACTAGATGTAACAATAATGGAGATGGGAGGAGGTGTATTTGAAGTCATGAGTACTTCTGGAGATACACAACTTGGAGGCACAGATATGGACAAAGTCTTGATTGATTATATCGTAGACAGCTTTAGAAAAACATCTGGGATTGATATTTCTAAAGACAATGCAGCAATGGTACGAGTAAGAGAGGCAGCTGAAAAAGCAAAGATAGAGCTTTCTTCAATATTTGAAACTGACATAAATCTACCATTCATATCATATGATCCTTCTTCTGGTCCAAAGAATTTAGAGCTAAAAATAACTAGGGCAAAATTTGAAGAATTGATAAATCCAATTGTGGAAAGATGCAGACCTTCTGTTATGAAATCACTAGAAGATGCAAAACTTTCTCCTGGTGATGTCAACAAAATTATCTTGGTTGGAGGTCCTACAAGAATTCCTCTAATCAAAAAATTTGTAGCGAATTTAATGGGAAAAGAACCTGAGGCAGGAATTGATCCTATGGAAGCAGTTGCATTAGGTGCAGCAGTTCAAGCAGGAATCATAGGAGGTGAAGTAACAAGTGATATTGTATTGTTAGATGTAACTCCTTTAACACTTGGATTAGAAGTGCTTGGAGGATTAAGAGAGCCTATAATTGACAGAAACACGACTATTCCTACATCAAAGAGCAAGGTTTTCACAACAGCTGCTGATAATCAAACTGCTGTAACAATACACGTGGTACAAGGTGAAAGACCTATGGCTGCAGATAACGTATCTCTTGGAAGCTTTAATCTTTCAGGAATTCTTCCTGCTCCACGTGGTATTCCACAAATTGAGGTCAAGTTTGATATTGATGCAAACGGTATACTGAATGTCACAGCTAAAGATTTAGCTACTCAAAAAGAGGCAAAAATCACAATCACTGCCAGTACAAAACTTGCCAAAGAAGACATAGAAAAAATGACAAAGGATGCAGAACTTTTTGCAGAACAAGACAAAAAGAAAAAAGAAGACGTGATGGTAAAAAATGAAGCACAGCAAGCTATCTATGCAGCAGAACATCTAATCAGTGAACAAAAAGACAAGATATCACAAGATCAAGGTATCAAAGTAAGTAATGCAATTAAGGAATTAAGGGATGTTCTTGATAAGAGCATTGATGAGATAAAACCTAAGCTTGACTTATTAACAAAATTGATAAACGAGGTAAGTACAGAACTTTACAAAAATGCTACTCCTCCACCAGGTGGAGCAGGACAAGCTGGCCCAGAAGCTACACAAGGTGATCCTGGTACAACCAATCAGAATACAGGAAACACACAGAACTGA
- the dnaJ gene encoding molecular chaperone DnaJ yields MSTKRDYYEVLGVSKNSGPDEIKSQYRKLALKFHPDKNKSPDAAEHFKEISEAYAVLSDSEKRKLYDAYGHAGVDGKYSTDDIFQGSKSNFEDIFGGGFDSVFESIFGRGGGFRFGGFDFGGSGRARGSDLMYETTLTLEEAFRGKKEEIDLPRLVSCDTCSGTGCTPGTSARTCSVCNGYGQVRTSRSSGFSTFVTVQPCNTCKGQGKIIERPCSKCKGSGKQKTTKKFSFDIPPGVEDGEYRIPGEGESIHNGTNGDLIVRIKIKPHDKFKRDGSDIFYDANISMIDAALGKDILVDTLEGQERLEVKSGSQPNTIIKLKGKGLPHQHGRGRGDEYVRIVVNVPTKIDRHQRKLLEELNDTLDGNS; encoded by the coding sequence ATGAGTACTAAACGCGATTATTATGAGGTTTTGGGTGTTTCAAAGAACTCTGGTCCTGATGAGATAAAATCACAATATAGAAAACTTGCTTTAAAATTCCATCCTGACAAGAACAAATCTCCTGATGCTGCAGAGCACTTTAAGGAAATTTCAGAAGCTTATGCAGTTCTATCTGACTCGGAGAAAAGAAAACTCTATGATGCATATGGTCATGCTGGTGTGGATGGAAAATACAGTACTGATGATATCTTCCAAGGTTCAAAATCAAACTTTGAGGATATCTTTGGTGGTGGTTTTGATTCTGTTTTCGAATCTATTTTTGGTAGAGGAGGTGGATTTCGATTTGGTGGTTTTGATTTTGGAGGATCTGGCAGAGCAAGGGGTTCTGATCTTATGTATGAAACTACATTGACATTAGAAGAAGCATTTCGTGGTAAAAAAGAAGAGATTGATCTTCCAAGGCTAGTAAGCTGTGATACTTGTAGTGGAACAGGCTGTACTCCTGGAACATCTGCAAGAACATGCTCTGTATGTAATGGCTATGGCCAGGTAAGAACGTCACGAAGCAGTGGATTTTCTACATTTGTAACAGTACAACCGTGTAATACCTGTAAAGGTCAGGGAAAAATCATAGAAAGGCCATGTTCCAAATGTAAGGGTTCAGGAAAGCAAAAGACTACGAAAAAGTTCTCGTTTGATATTCCACCTGGAGTAGAGGACGGAGAATATCGTATACCAGGTGAAGGTGAATCCATTCATAATGGCACCAATGGGGATCTAATAGTTAGAATAAAAATAAAACCTCATGATAAATTCAAAAGAGACGGTTCTGACATCTTCTATGATGCAAATATCTCTATGATAGACGCAGCTCTTGGAAAAGATATACTAGTCGATACTCTAGAGGGACAAGAGAGACTCGAAGTAAAATCTGGAAGTCAGCCAAATACTATAATCAAACTAAAAGGCAAAGGACTTCCTCACCAACATGGAAGAGGTAGGGGGGATGAATATGTTCGAATTGTGGTGAATGTTCCCACAAAAATTGACAGACATCAACGAAAATTATTGGAAGAATTAAACGATACTCTTGATGGGAATTCATGA
- a CDS encoding 5' nucleotidase, NT5C type, translating into MKLKIALDVDGVLADVIESWLSYNNKIRSVISKSEISEWDFWKNYDIDKFDFYTELSTCWRSWKDIPPTESNIGLTTTRLSNLGTVDIVTARDESTHNDVKKWLKLHKVDFKNYVGVLEGVEKSKLNYDVFIDDSPLNAKSMLENGKSVILYSQPWNLSFEDKRATRIYELKDAVPIINKMINSNE; encoded by the coding sequence ATGAAATTGAAGATAGCATTAGATGTAGATGGGGTTTTGGCAGATGTCATTGAATCTTGGTTATCTTACAATAATAAAATAAGATCAGTAATCTCAAAGTCTGAAATATCTGAGTGGGATTTCTGGAAAAATTATGATATTGACAAGTTTGATTTCTATACTGAGCTTTCAACTTGCTGGAGATCATGGAAAGATATTCCTCCAACTGAGAGTAATATTGGACTGACAACCACACGCCTGTCAAATCTAGGTACTGTTGATATTGTAACTGCAAGGGATGAATCTACACACAATGATGTTAAAAAATGGCTTAAACTACACAAGGTAGATTTTAAAAATTATGTGGGAGTCTTGGAGGGTGTAGAAAAATCAAAACTTAATTACGATGTTTTTATTGATGATTCTCCACTTAATGCAAAAAGTATGTTGGAAAATGGTAAATCTGTTATATTGTATTCTCAACCTTGGAATCTATCTTTTGAAGACAAGAGAGCAACTAGAATTTATGAATTAAAAGATGCAGTACCTATAATTAACAAAATGATTAATTCTAATGAATAG
- the gatE gene encoding Glu-tRNA(Gln) amidotransferase subunit GatE yields MTEIDHDKIGLLVGLEIHQQLATGSKLFCRCKPIESDEYPIKFSRKLRITSSELGEFDPSAIFEKSKEKTILYYRNPQSSCLVEQDDEPPHDLELSAKETVLIMAAALKSTIFNEIYVMRKLVIDGSNTSGFQRTMLVSAGGNLEVNGKKIGVQSICLEEDAAKLIQDSKDTREYSLDRLGIPLVEIALEPVAGTPQEVKNIALTLGRMLRATKRVGRGIGSIRQDVNVSIEGGGSVVEVKGVQKLDQLEKVIEYEAKRQHGLKIIAEKLKTIDARISKEHDIKDVSEIFKECKSKVIQKSFAEGSLIKAIKINGFVGMFGYEPYPGIRLGKQLGELVRFFGLGGLFHSDELPNYGIEEKEIQQVKNVLSIGPTDAFIIIAGNERKLDVVIDSIIKRIEDAKKGVPAETRAATMTGDTVFLRPRPGSSRMYPETDIPPIIVTNTEIEQARNKIPRSWEENLMALQKQYDLNQQLSAQIFDSEYLDLFETICKDKRASPNFVASTLSGTITNLERRGMDVSLLKAKDIIESFNLVAEGKIAKESLEMIFESIMSAKAKTISEAIKSNALSTIEDSELDKILDELVKSNLKMIQEQGLRSMGPLMGLAMKTLRGKVDGQKLNQLLEIRIKSKISAK; encoded by the coding sequence GTGACTGAAATAGATCACGATAAGATAGGCCTTTTGGTTGGATTAGAGATTCATCAGCAGCTTGCAACTGGTTCCAAATTATTTTGCAGGTGCAAACCTATAGAATCTGACGAGTATCCCATCAAATTTTCTCGCAAACTAAGAATAACAAGCAGTGAATTAGGAGAATTTGATCCTAGTGCAATCTTTGAAAAGAGTAAGGAAAAAACCATTTTGTATTATAGAAATCCTCAAAGTAGTTGTTTAGTAGAACAAGATGATGAACCCCCACATGACTTGGAATTAAGTGCAAAAGAAACTGTCTTAATTATGGCAGCTGCCCTGAAATCGACTATTTTCAATGAGATATACGTAATGAGAAAACTGGTAATTGATGGTTCCAATACTTCTGGTTTTCAGAGAACTATGCTTGTCTCAGCTGGGGGTAATCTTGAAGTCAATGGGAAAAAGATAGGGGTTCAGAGTATTTGTCTTGAAGAAGATGCGGCAAAACTAATCCAAGATTCAAAAGATACAAGAGAATATAGCCTGGATAGACTTGGAATACCATTAGTAGAGATAGCACTAGAGCCAGTAGCAGGAACTCCCCAAGAAGTAAAGAACATCGCCCTGACTCTAGGAAGAATGTTACGTGCAACAAAAAGAGTCGGAAGAGGAATAGGATCAATCAGACAAGATGTCAATGTGTCAATAGAAGGAGGGGGTTCAGTAGTAGAAGTAAAAGGAGTTCAAAAATTAGATCAACTTGAAAAGGTTATCGAATATGAAGCAAAAAGACAACATGGTCTGAAGATAATTGCAGAGAAATTAAAAACAATCGATGCAAGGATATCCAAAGAACACGACATAAAAGATGTATCGGAAATATTCAAAGAGTGCAAATCAAAAGTAATCCAAAAATCTTTTGCAGAAGGCTCTTTGATCAAAGCAATAAAAATTAATGGATTTGTAGGAATGTTTGGTTATGAACCATATCCTGGAATAAGATTAGGAAAACAATTAGGCGAACTGGTGAGATTTTTTGGTTTGGGAGGATTATTTCATTCAGATGAGCTTCCAAATTATGGCATAGAGGAAAAAGAAATCCAGCAAGTAAAAAATGTACTAAGCATTGGTCCTACTGATGCATTCATCATCATAGCTGGAAATGAAAGAAAATTAGATGTTGTAATAGATTCGATAATAAAAAGAATTGAAGATGCAAAAAAAGGAGTTCCTGCAGAGACAAGAGCTGCTACGATGACAGGTGATACAGTCTTTTTAAGACCAAGGCCTGGTTCTTCTAGAATGTATCCAGAGACAGATATTCCACCAATAATTGTAACAAACACAGAGATAGAACAAGCAAGAAACAAAATCCCAAGATCATGGGAAGAGAATCTCATGGCCCTACAGAAACAATACGACTTGAATCAGCAGCTTTCAGCACAAATATTTGATTCAGAATATCTCGATCTTTTCGAAACAATATGCAAGGATAAGAGAGCATCTCCCAACTTTGTTGCATCTACACTTTCTGGCACTATAACAAATTTAGAACGACGCGGAATGGATGTAAGTTTACTAAAGGCCAAAGATATCATCGAGTCTTTTAATTTAGTTGCAGAAGGAAAGATAGCAAAGGAATCACTTGAGATGATATTTGAGAGCATTATGAGTGCAAAAGCAAAAACAATCTCAGAGGCAATCAAATCCAATGCATTGAGCACCATAGAAGATTCGGAATTAGATAAGATACTAGACGAGTTAGTAAAATCAAATCTCAAGATGATTCAAGAACAAGGACTACGATCAATGGGACCACTGATGGGTTTGGCGATGAAGACACTTCGTGGAAAAGTAGATGGCCAGAAATTAAATCAATTATTAGAAATTAGAATAAAAAGCAAGATATCTGCAAAATAA
- the gatD gene encoding Glu-tRNA(Gln) amidotransferase subunit GatD has protein sequence MSQFGYRGKGLEFLTNNKIEVGSQVKIHADLVYSGVIMPRYEHSDDQHIVLKLKNGYNIGLDLDKIKEIVIEASPAIKKGSTYNAQPDQRLPKILLLSTGGTIASRIDYRTGAVTPALTASELNASVPELAKIANIDAEVLFSEYSENLLPEHWIKIAEKLDSYARSDYIGIIVAHGTDTMQYTASALAFSLSGFPKPIVLVGSQRSSDRPSSDAASNLIAATRFLVNSHSSGIFVAMHNNSSDEEIACNWATRVRKNHTSRRDAFKTVGGPPAYIIKSETIEKDKLFEVPQREYNPRIKFDNRVLLIKYYPGLNPKIIDYAIDSGCRGIIIEGTGLGHVGKTMYQAIENARKKGLFIGMTSQCIDGMVRMTVYDSGRDLLNLGVVPLGNMLPETALVKTMWALANSKNSEEATSLMNENIALEFSD, from the coding sequence ATGTCGCAATTTGGATATAGGGGTAAAGGCCTTGAGTTTCTTACAAACAATAAGATAGAGGTGGGAAGTCAAGTCAAGATTCACGCAGACTTGGTTTACTCAGGAGTAATAATGCCAAGATATGAACACAGTGATGATCAGCATATTGTTTTAAAACTAAAAAATGGATACAACATAGGACTAGATCTAGATAAAATCAAAGAGATAGTGATAGAAGCATCACCAGCAATAAAAAAAGGATCAACATACAATGCTCAGCCAGATCAAAGACTTCCCAAGATCCTGCTTTTATCAACAGGAGGAACTATCGCAAGCAGAATAGATTACAGAACGGGCGCTGTCACTCCTGCTCTTACTGCATCTGAACTTAACGCAAGTGTTCCAGAACTTGCAAAAATAGCTAACATAGATGCCGAAGTACTCTTTTCTGAATATTCGGAAAATCTACTTCCAGAACACTGGATAAAAATTGCAGAAAAACTTGACTCTTATGCAAGATCAGACTATATTGGAATCATAGTAGCACATGGTACTGATACAATGCAATATACCGCATCAGCCTTGGCATTTTCTTTATCAGGATTTCCAAAACCCATTGTTCTAGTGGGTTCACAGAGATCATCAGATAGACCATCTTCAGATGCAGCATCCAATCTCATAGCAGCAACAAGATTTTTGGTAAACAGTCATTCTTCTGGAATATTTGTGGCAATGCACAATAATTCAAGCGATGAGGAAATTGCATGCAATTGGGCAACTCGCGTAAGAAAGAACCACACTAGCAGAAGAGACGCTTTCAAAACAGTAGGAGGTCCACCTGCATACATTATAAAATCAGAAACCATTGAAAAGGATAAACTGTTTGAAGTTCCTCAGAGAGAATACAATCCAAGAATCAAATTTGATAACAGAGTATTATTGATCAAATATTATCCAGGTCTTAATCCCAAAATAATTGATTATGCAATAGATTCTGGGTGCAGAGGAATAATTATCGAGGGTACAGGACTTGGGCATGTAGGAAAAACAATGTATCAAGCAATAGAGAATGCAAGAAAGAAAGGATTGTTCATAGGCATGACTTCACAATGTATTGACGGAATGGTAAGAATGACTGTATACGACAGCGGAAGAGATCTGCTAAATCTTGGTGTTGTGCCACTTGGAAACATGTTGCCTGAAACAGCTCTTGTAAAGACAATGTGGGCATTGGCAAATTCAAAAAATTCAGAAGAAGCAACTAGCCTTATGAATGAAAATATTGCGTTAGAATTTTCAGACTAA
- a CDS encoding tyrosine-type recombinase/integrase produces the protein MEKSLVVFEKFVRSEATKKMYFYYFNTFLKWAQNSVEKLLTADGFLQLKDEKLQEIVEDYMMYLRRRLSPNSMPAIIAALELFFSMNDKNLNFKKIRRMVPASIKKSGHTAWTTNDIRKMLQNAVSGRDRAFIHLLSSTGCRIGALQELKLKHLTNMSDNCKSVLFYEGSEEEYLGFLTPEASKAVDEYIDERRKDGERIDQDSPVLRSSYQVGMQKVKSMSTASAKMIAIRLAKSVARNKQGKRYSVMAAHGFRKRFNTILKNNKEGNISLKEKLMGHKGVFVLDGVYHDADAQTLFNEFKIHIVNLTIDESEALRMENLKLAAEKSELVKTNEKLSDALRKVDELWADKQRMENSKLSGS, from the coding sequence ATGGAAAAGAGCCTAGTTGTGTTTGAAAAGTTTGTCAGATCTGAGGCTACTAAAAAGATGTATTTTTACTACTTTAACACATTTCTGAAATGGGCTCAAAATAGTGTTGAAAAGCTTCTCACCGCTGATGGGTTTTTACAGCTAAAAGATGAAAAACTTCAGGAAATTGTAGAAGACTATATGATGTATCTACGAAGGAGATTATCACCTAATTCCATGCCTGCAATAATAGCTGCCTTGGAACTGTTCTTCTCTATGAATGACAAAAATCTCAATTTTAAGAAGATTCGGAGGATGGTTCCAGCATCAATAAAGAAGTCTGGTCATACTGCTTGGACTACAAACGATATACGAAAAATGCTTCAAAATGCTGTATCTGGTAGAGATAGGGCCTTCATTCACCTTCTCTCTTCCACAGGTTGCAGAATAGGTGCATTACAGGAGTTAAAGTTGAAGCATCTGACTAACATGTCTGATAACTGTAAAAGTGTGTTATTCTATGAGGGTTCAGAAGAAGAATATCTTGGATTTCTAACTCCTGAGGCAAGCAAGGCAGTGGATGAGTATATTGATGAGAGAAGAAAGGATGGTGAACGTATAGACCAAGATTCTCCTGTATTACGTTCATCATATCAAGTAGGCATGCAAAAAGTAAAATCTATGAGTACTGCTTCCGCCAAAATGATTGCTATACGTTTAGCTAAATCTGTAGCAAGGAACAAGCAAGGTAAAAGATACTCCGTAATGGCAGCACATGGTTTTAGAAAGAGATTCAATACTATTCTAAAAAATAACAAGGAAGGAAATATCTCACTAAAAGAAAAACTAATGGGTCATAAAGGTGTCTTTGTTTTAGATGGGGTTTATCATGATGCAGATGCACAAACTTTGTTTAATGAATTTAAAATTCATATTGTAAATCTAACTATAGATGAATCTGAAGCATTAAGAATGGAAAATCTAAAGCTTGCAGCAGAAAAATCTGAACTTGTAAAAACCAATGAAAAACTCTCAGATGCTCTTAGAAAGGTGGATGAGTTATGGGCAGACAAGCAACGAATGGAAAACTCAAAACTATCAGGTAGCTGA
- a CDS encoding AbiV family abortive infection protein, whose amino-acid sequence MYFKASKLALDNSRLICDEAQFLIDKNHYARGFALSIISLEESAKSFLLRLISLDLVYEDKTMKFVRNHESKLQQSSQILSLSPKLIQAFVGLAQMAQDAGYIKTEIEIPKNYHEKIKQLEEITQMVAKYHNKKNDSLYVDVREGRIINPNEITKKEQASTIAEMADMQIDIVEIAHKLDDSKCLEIWKSPYVSMLKIDHLLKS is encoded by the coding sequence TTGTATTTTAAGGCATCAAAACTAGCTTTAGATAATTCTAGATTAATTTGTGATGAAGCACAGTTTTTGATAGATAAAAATCATTACGCTCGAGGTTTTGCGTTATCCATTATTAGTTTAGAAGAGTCTGCCAAGTCATTTCTATTACGTTTAATCTCACTTGATCTTGTCTATGAGGATAAGACAATGAAATTTGTTCGTAATCACGAAAGTAAATTACAACAATCATCTCAGATACTCTCGCTCTCACCAAAATTGATACAAGCATTCGTAGGACTTGCTCAAATGGCTCAGGATGCAGGGTATATCAAAACTGAAATTGAGATACCAAAAAACTATCATGAAAAAATCAAACAATTAGAAGAAATCACTCAAATGGTAGCAAAATATCATAATAAAAAAAACGATTCGTTATATGTAGATGTACGTGAGGGTAGAATAATCAATCCTAACGAAATAACCAAAAAAGAACAAGCTTCAACAATAGCAGAAATGGCAGATATGCAAATTGACATAGTTGAGATTGCTCACAAGTTAGATGATTCTAAATGTCTAGAAATTTGGAAATCACCTTATGTGTCGATGTTAAAAATTGATCATCTTTTGAAGTCATGA
- a CDS encoding tetratricopeptide repeat protein: MGLGGGFKKFMARMKEDPFEHFLDALALGFNADYEEAIEKIDRAIYLTNEGYDKIEKATLLMLKGLAYYHIENYKESLSAFEQSIKLNPKNFSVWNAKGVTLIESEKYEEALSSFETALRYAEKEDLPLAWTNMGYVLNELDRFEEALEVCIKALESDPAIVDAWYDKSYALSELGNHDEALVACEEGLKLDKEDLNLLVQKGIVMLDLKRNDEALTYFEHATKLDPTDELAWYNKACTLSILNRGEDAVDALIVATSLEPENLLEMVEEEDFENIRKLDRFKKLASQIL; this comes from the coding sequence TTGGGATTAGGAGGAGGTTTTAAAAAATTCATGGCTCGTATGAAAGAAGATCCTTTTGAACACTTTCTGGATGCGTTAGCTCTTGGTTTCAATGCGGATTATGAAGAAGCTATTGAAAAGATCGATAGAGCGATTTATCTTACCAATGAAGGTTATGATAAAATAGAAAAGGCTACGCTCTTGATGCTCAAAGGTCTTGCATATTATCACATTGAAAATTATAAAGAATCCCTATCAGCTTTTGAACAGTCTATCAAATTAAACCCTAAAAATTTCTCAGTATGGAATGCTAAAGGAGTTACACTCATAGAATCTGAGAAATATGAGGAAGCTTTGTCATCTTTTGAAACAGCACTAAGATATGCAGAAAAAGAGGACTTGCCTTTAGCTTGGACAAACATGGGATATGTATTGAATGAATTAGATAGATTTGAAGAGGCATTGGAAGTATGCATAAAGGCTCTAGAATCAGATCCCGCCATTGTTGATGCGTGGTATGACAAGTCTTATGCTTTGTCTGAATTAGGAAATCATGATGAGGCACTTGTTGCATGCGAAGAGGGATTAAAATTAGATAAAGAGGATCTGAATTTGCTTGTTCAAAAAGGCATTGTGATGTTAGATTTAAAAAGAAATGACGAAGCTCTAACATATTTTGAACATGCTACAAAACTTGACCCAACTGATGAACTTGCTTGGTATAACAAAGCTTGTACTCTATCCATATTAAACAGAGGTGAAGACGCTGTAGATGCTTTAATTGTGGCCACATCATTAGAGCCAGAAAATCTACTTGAGATGGTAGAGGAAGAAGATTTTGAAAATATAAGAAAATTAGATCGATTCAAAAAACTTGCTAGTCAGATACTTTAA
- a CDS encoding hemagglutinin: protein MKEVLKDPTSCPHCGTGTSGRSAIQSIFGLRSMGDGTVRVQSWCKKCRKNSSRKPVGEWK from the coding sequence ATGAAGGAAGTTTTGAAAGACCCAACATCATGTCCACACTGTGGAACAGGAACATCAGGCAGATCTGCAATCCAAAGTATTTTTGGACTGAGAAGTATGGGTGATGGAACAGTCAGAGTACAATCTTGGTGTAAGAAGTGTAGGAAAAATTCCTCTAGAAAACCAGTGGGAGAGTGGAAATGA
- a CDS encoding ParB/RepB/Spo0J family partition protein encodes MILSSMPSIYEGPKEVALKDLQLDSENVRFKHLGTHLTESQIEEWLYDEEDVRALMKQILRDKGILQPLYVKQKNGKYVVKEGNRRTTALRRISKEILLGKEKGFEKHHFEIVPVMVLKGTDREIDIFLGSIHVSGPKAWAAANKAGHIFDLVEKHGESFQSIAEDLAMTKKTVMNYYHAFKATQTYGKRHPEDKNYLHKYSFFAELYSSKILTSWVSEDPSRLDYFIDLIASKKFTLTYKDVRTFAKIIATPNPKSSQALAILDAEDGNIEKAYAFLTESQRNLKVGPWKDLESILQNLKQLPFEEFLAAIEDRSKQKIVEEVANFAGEMQERIKEELDRRGVTPI; translated from the coding sequence TTGATACTTTCCTCCATGCCGTCAATATATGAAGGTCCAAAGGAAGTAGCATTGAAAGACCTTCAACTGGATTCAGAGAATGTCAGATTCAAGCATCTAGGAACCCATCTGACAGAATCTCAAATTGAGGAATGGCTCTATGATGAGGAAGATGTAAGAGCCTTGATGAAACAGATTTTGCGAGATAAAGGTATCCTACAACCCCTCTATGTTAAACAGAAAAATGGCAAGTATGTTGTCAAGGAAGGTAATAGGAGAACCACAGCTCTTAGGAGAATTAGTAAAGAAATCCTTCTAGGTAAAGAAAAAGGGTTTGAGAAACATCACTTTGAGATAGTGCCAGTAATGGTTCTCAAAGGCACTGACCGTGAAATTGACATATTCCTAGGCTCGATTCACGTATCAGGTCCTAAAGCATGGGCAGCAGCAAACAAAGCAGGTCACATATTTGATCTAGTCGAAAAACATGGTGAGTCATTTCAAAGTATTGCAGAAGACCTTGCAATGACAAAAAAGACTGTAATGAACTACTATCATGCATTCAAAGCAACACAGACCTATGGCAAAAGACATCCTGAAGACAAGAACTATCTGCACAAGTATTCTTTCTTTGCAGAGCTATATAGTAGCAAAATATTGACAAGTTGGGTCAGTGAAGATCCTTCAAGGCTAGATTACTTCATTGACTTGATTGCAAGCAAAAAGTTCACTCTTACTTACAAAGATGTGCGAACCTTTGCAAAAATCATTGCTACACCAAACCCAAAGAGTTCACAAGCACTAGCTATCTTGGATGCAGAAGATGGAAACATCGAAAAAGCATACGCCTTCTTAACAGAGAGTCAAAGAAATCTCAAAGTTGGACCTTGGAAAGATCTAGAATCTATCTTGCAGAATCTGAAACAATTACCCTTTGAGGAATTTCTTGCTGCAATTGAGGACAGATCCAAACAAAAGATTGTAGAGGAAGTGGCAAATTTTGCAGGTGAGATGCAAGAGAGAATCAAAGAGGAACTGGATAGAAGAGGAGTTACACCAATATGA